A genomic window from Ananas comosus cultivar F153 linkage group 22, ASM154086v1, whole genome shotgun sequence includes:
- the LOC109727383 gene encoding epimerase family protein SDR39U1 homolog, chloroplastic isoform X2 gives MELRRAALSFTNTALAPFSSLPNPSLSGRDGKRWRVVCSNSTKPSQGSQMVVSITGATGFISQRLVQKLLADDHKVRVLTRSRAKARLVFPAEKFPEILIAEEEEWEKCIQGSNGVVNLAGMPISTRWSSEIKKEIKKSRINVTSKIVGSINRTNPDFRPSVLVSATAIGYYGTSETHSFDETSPSGNDYLSEVCREWEARASEVDNNVRLVLIRIGIVLGKDGGALAKMIPLFMMFAGGPLGSGRQWCN, from the exons ATGGAGCTCCGCCGCGCCGCGCTCTCCTTCACCAACACCGCCCTCGCCCCCTTCTCCTCCCTCCCCAACCCCTCCCTCTCC GGGCGAGATGGTAAGAGATGGAGAGTGGTGTGCTCCAATTCCACTAAACCATCACAG GGAAGTCAGATGGTGGTGTCAATAACTGGAGCTACTGGCTTCATCAGTCAAAGATTGGTTCAGAAGTTGCTAGCAG ATGATCATAAAGTTCGTGTTTTAACACGATCTCGGGCAAAGGCACGATTAGTTTTTCCTG CTGAGAAATTTCCTGAAATTCTAATTGCTGAAGAAGAAGAGTGGGAAAAATGCATTCAAGGCTCAAATGGTGTTGTTAACCTGGCTGGAATGCCCATAAGCACAAGGTGGTCTTCAGAG ATTAAGAAGGAAATAAAGAAAAGCCGGATCAATGTTACATCGAAG ATTGTAGGAAGTATAAACCGCACTAATCCAGATTTTCGGCCTTCAGTTTTGGTCAGTGCAACAGCCATCGGTTATTATG GGACGAGTGAAACTCATAGTTTCGATGAGACAAGTCCATCAGGAAATGACTATCTCTCAGAG GTGTGTAGAGAATGGGAAGCAAGGGCTAGTGAAGTAGATAATAATGTTAGATTGGTGCTTATTCGTATTGGCATTGTTCTTGGCAAGGATGGTGGTGCTCTAG CTAAAATGATCCCCCTATTTATGATGTTTGCTGGAGGTCCTCTAGGTTCTGGAAGGCAATG GTGTAATTAA
- the LOC109727383 gene encoding epimerase family protein SDR39U1 homolog, chloroplastic isoform X1, with product MELRRAALSFTNTALAPFSSLPNPSLSGRDGKRWRVVCSNSTKPSQGSQMVVSITGATGFISQRLVQKLLADDHKVRVLTRSRAKARLVFPAEKFPEILIAEEEEWEKCIQGSNGVVNLAGMPISTRWSSEIKKEIKKSRINVTSKIVGSINRTNPDFRPSVLVSATAIGYYGTSETHSFDETSPSGNDYLSEVCREWEARASEVDNNVRLVLIRIGIVLGKDGGALAKMIPLFMMFAGGPLGSGRQWFSWIHLDDLVNLICEALTNPSYKGVINGTAPNPVRLSQMCDHLGQVIGRPSWLPVPEFALKVVLGEGASVVLEGQKVLPVRAKELGFSFQYPYVKEALKAIVKEL from the exons ATGGAGCTCCGCCGCGCCGCGCTCTCCTTCACCAACACCGCCCTCGCCCCCTTCTCCTCCCTCCCCAACCCCTCCCTCTCC GGGCGAGATGGTAAGAGATGGAGAGTGGTGTGCTCCAATTCCACTAAACCATCACAG GGAAGTCAGATGGTGGTGTCAATAACTGGAGCTACTGGCTTCATCAGTCAAAGATTGGTTCAGAAGTTGCTAGCAG ATGATCATAAAGTTCGTGTTTTAACACGATCTCGGGCAAAGGCACGATTAGTTTTTCCTG CTGAGAAATTTCCTGAAATTCTAATTGCTGAAGAAGAAGAGTGGGAAAAATGCATTCAAGGCTCAAATGGTGTTGTTAACCTGGCTGGAATGCCCATAAGCACAAGGTGGTCTTCAGAG ATTAAGAAGGAAATAAAGAAAAGCCGGATCAATGTTACATCGAAG ATTGTAGGAAGTATAAACCGCACTAATCCAGATTTTCGGCCTTCAGTTTTGGTCAGTGCAACAGCCATCGGTTATTATG GGACGAGTGAAACTCATAGTTTCGATGAGACAAGTCCATCAGGAAATGACTATCTCTCAGAG GTGTGTAGAGAATGGGAAGCAAGGGCTAGTGAAGTAGATAATAATGTTAGATTGGTGCTTATTCGTATTGGCATTGTTCTTGGCAAGGATGGTGGTGCTCTAG CTAAAATGATCCCCCTATTTATGATGTTTGCTGGAGGTCCTCTAGGTTCTGGAAGGCAATG GTTCTCTTGGATTCATCTAGATGATTTAGTGAACCTCATATGTGAAGCTCTAACAAATCCTTCTTATAAAG GTGTAATTAATGGAACTGCACCAAACCCAGTTCGGCTGTCGCAGATGTGTGACCACCTGGGCCAAGTAATCGGTCGCCCCTCTTGGTTGCCCGTACCGGAGTTTGCGCTCAAAGTAGTCCTTGGCGAAGGCGCCTCAGTT GTTTTGGAAGGTCAAAAAGTGCTTCCTGTAAGAGCGAAGGAATTAGGGTTCTCATTTCAGTACCCTTATGTTAAAGAAGCACTAAAGGCCATCGTGAAAGAGCTGTGA
- the LOC109727101 gene encoding auxin-induced protein 22D-like has product MKGATCYKNDLENLRATELTLRPPGIDVEEVIRSASIATKCKKRALSEKKETDENEQATEPVAKAQIVGWPPIRAYRMNSFRSRKSLVVDDNNGGIYVKVSMDGVPYLRKIDLKIYEGYEELWRALEDMFKCSSLVPVNYDEPKYAITYEDKDGDWMLVGDVPWEMFISSCKRMRIMKGCEARGQSSSA; this is encoded by the exons ATGAAAGGTGCAACGTGCTATAAAAACGATCTCGAGAATCTCAGGGCGACCGAGCTAACACTTAGGCCCCCTGGCATCGATGTGGAGGAAGTGATCAGATCAGCATCGATAGCTACAAAGTGCAAAAAACGGGCACTATCGGAGAAAAAAGAGACCGATGAGAATGAACAAGCAACCGAACCCGTGGCTAA GGCACAGATAGTCGGATGGCCACCGATTCGTGCGTATCGAATGAATAGCTTTCGATCAAGAAAAAGCCTTGTAGTCGATGATAACAATGGCGGGATTTACGTGAAAGTTAGCATGGATGGGGTCccttatttgagaaaaatagatCTAAAGATCTATGAAGGATATGAGGAACTTTGGAGAGCCTTAGAAGACATGTTTAAATGTTCATCTTTAG TTCCT GTTAATTATGATGAGCCCAAGTATGCTATCACATACGAGGATAAAGATGGTGATTGGATGTTGGTTGGAGATGTGCCTTGGGA GATGTTCATCTCTTCATGCAAGAGGATGCGAATAATGAAGGGATGTGAAGCAAGAGGGCAAAGTTCAAGTGCATAA